The sequence below is a genomic window from Salvelinus fontinalis isolate EN_2023a chromosome 19, ASM2944872v1, whole genome shotgun sequence.
TCCTAGGAAAAGAGGGAAGAAATAAGGAAGAGGGAAAACGTGAATGCCTATAGGCTAGGCATTATTTCTGGCTAGTGTCAAAGCTGCATGAAACAGTGTCTCAAAAGTCACTAGGTACCTTGGGGTCATCTGGGGGGTCATATTGGACAATCCAGTCCACCTCAGGGATGTCAAGGCCTCTGGCCGCCACGTCTGTACACAGCAGGATGCCTGAGTCGGCGTTACAGAACTGGAAGAAGGTGGTGGTACGCTTGGTCTGCTTTTGTTTCCCCTGAGAGATCAAAGCAAAAGGAGATTAGACGTAAGTCACAGACAGCATTGACCACAGAGGATGCATGCTTCGGTTCGGTTGGCTAGACGAACTGAACGTGCATGCtagcatactcccttaaaaagaCCATCGCAATGCTAGccgtgccactagagattctgggttcgagtccaggctttgtcgcagccggccgcgaccgggagacccatgggacaattgacccagcatcgttaggggagggtttggctggcagggatgccTTGCCCCATcacgcaccagcgactcctgcgGCAGGCCGGGCGCACGCATGCTGACACAGTCACCAAGTGTacggcgtttcctccgacacatttgtgcggctggcttccatgttgagtgggcattgtgtcaagaagcagtgcagcttggctagGTTGTGTTTCGGAAGATGCATGGctatcgaccttcgcctctcccgagtccgtacgggagttgcagcgatgagacaagactaactaccaattgaataccATGAAATCGGGGaggaaaaggggtaaaaaaaaataataaaagacCATCGCTTGAAAAATGAGAAAGCGGCAATGGTAATATTTGTCCTTGAGACACCGTAGCCAAAACAGTCCGAATTAAtctaactcaagaaatctgtcattgatTGACATTTTTGCCAAGCATATTACAGTACATGTTAATGTTTAATGCCACAGTACAATATTTGGTCATATCATATTATAACACATATCAATGTGCTATAATGGTTTAAGGCCTTTAGACCCAATTGTGGAAATATCAGTCATCTCTGCGGCAGACAAATGAGAGAGAATGCCTTGTGGAGTCAGACTGGGGTTCACTGTAGCAAAGCTCAAAAATTGAGTCAGATAACAGCCTGAAAACTGCTGACACAGAGTGTAGCCCGCAATATGTTGCGAGTCTTGGAACTAGCTTGCTGTTACTCGAGACACAGATTAATTATATTTTAGTTTGGGCCTGTGGTGTATATGGCTTGAGTGTCTTTTAGACTCAAAGGGCTCAGAATAACTTCCTGAGACAAGTGAATAAAGTGAGTTGGGTCATGTTCAGCAGGCACTAAACAGATAAACCGTCAGAAACGGGAAGGTACTATCTAAACTTGTCCTATAGAACACACATTTTTGGTTTCTTTTGCAAAACGCTTTGCTATGGTGTGCCCTAATGTTTACAAccctgaggggtatactacaaagcaggattaAGGAGTTAGCCAGGTAACTTGCCTACatgttataaaatacatgtatatatttaaaaaaatgtattttaaaagatAAGCATGAAACGAGCATGGTAAAATTGACTCAAGAACCCAACACGCATAATAGTTGAGCTTTCTTAATGACAGAGGTGACAACTCACGTGGATGGCCATGACAGGCAGGTCAATGTAGTTGAGCAGCTCGTAGTGGAACTTGACCGACATGCAGGAGGAGAAGAACACCATCAGCTTCTTGTTGCGGTTCTTCTTCAGGAAGGTGAAGAGCAGCATGAAGCGCTTCTCTGAGGGACACACCACGTAGCCCTGAAAACCAAGACAATGTTTACATATCAGACCACGCATCCCTGAAGCACCAGAGACAACCCGGAGAACCACATCCCTGTCCGATTCTAACTGATGTGAGGTTTACCTATAACCTTGCCGTGGATGAGACACGGTAAGGTCTCAAACGACCCAATACTCTAACCAAAAACATTAAAGCTTTGCTACTTTCAGATACTTTGAGTCTTGGGACAAGTGACGACTATCCGCTTAACTTAACTAGCTACAACAAGCGGACCCCCTGGCTCGTCATGCACGAGTATCGTCACTCTGCAGCAGTGAGTCGTGTTGTTTACCTGCTCCAGGCCGTCCACGGTTGCGTTGTCCTTGTTGTCGTCCACACCCACGTAGAGGGGCTCCTTCTTCAGGGAGATACGGGCCAGGTCCTCCACCTTACGGGTCTGGGTGGCCGAGAACAGCATGGTCTGCCTCCGCTCTGAGGAACAATGCACGTTGAACATGTTAAACACtgggagatacacagagacaaaTAGCATCAAACTCCATAGTACAGTATGCGCAAAGACGTTTAAAGCCATGAGGTGGGTACATACTTGGCAGGAGTTTGATGATCTGCTTCAGCTCCTCCTCGAAGCCGACCTCCAGGATACGGTCAGCTTCGTCAATAATCAGACACTGGAGGTTCTTATACATGAAGCCGGCAGTATTCTACAGAGAGCAAGGGGGTGGAGAGAAACCAATGAAAAGAGTCCAGGACTGAACGTGTGCAAAAATCTAGGTCCGACCCCATTTCGTCGACTGGTCCATTATTTGGTCGACAGATGTGTTTTGTCGAGTGGTCGCaaattaattgtatttattttatggCAGACACACTTGTCTGATTCACACCCGcctcagtggactgatccattgtggaggctgcGGAGACGGCACAGTCTAGCACAGGCATCGCAAGCAATTTGATAACATTTTGGAAATAAGTGAAATTGCATTGGTTTTCCAGAAATGGCTACTGCTTTGGACCTGACACCGTTTGAGAGTATTCCTTGGGTCTACAGTATGTGAAGATGTGTCTTTGGTCTAATTAAAAAATGTTGAGTCAAGGAGGGGCTGTGTGGCTAAGATGCACAAGGCGTGTCTCTCCCCAGAATGTGCTCTCCTGACAGTTtttgcacattcattgtttcataacttcattgtaTGAATTGTTTGAGTGTTAGtgtctatcaattccccattacttATATATCACCAGTCGTACATTTACTGTTAATCCCCATCATTtttaatctacaatgtttgttggTTATGGTAACTACTGTTAATGCATTCAGTATACTATTACAGTCGTTTACCGTTCTCATTGTTGGAGTGGACACGTTATTTGCTCAAAACGTATTTAATTTCGGAGTCTTGTCAATTTATTAATCGTCttttgtttggagagctcctgtcaatgttgagtaagaaCGCACAACTGACTACGCGTCGGAGTAGGCGACCTGGCCTGTGAGCAAACGTAGAAATGTACCCATTTGGGGacgtctgatagtatttctgattgtcgtCACTCACCACCAAAGTGGAGCTTCTCAAAAAGCAAGTTAGCAAAGTCTGTTTTTACCTGCATTGAATGACAATTAGGGCTGCccgacaatgtgtgtgtgttgtggaccGAGTGTGAtttgttctttcgaccaatcgatcggtcaacattttaaaatgtgtatttttccatatatagacacaccctatgtttGAATAAAATAAACGATATGTAGGCGACTGAACTTGACTGAAAACTTTTAATCGCAGTGCTTAAAGTAAGAAATCATTCAAGAGGGAGCAGAGATCAATACAGCGTAATCAGaaaggggaaaaaaaaaaaaaaaactgttcccgaccatcctcctcctgctgctggccttcgcagattctgccattacGCTCCTGAAATTTCCGTCAACCTTTTCCAACTGGAGTGCCAAGTTATCGTACCATTACTActaatctgcgtgccagttacgATTTTCATGGAACAGTTTGATTTATAATAAAGCCTTCATCTCTCAAAATCAATGTCACGTGGTTCATCAAAATTCCATCTTAAAGTAACTTATATTGCTATTGCCAACtatgcgctgcatgaggcaaatggtcacaccagatactgactggttttctgatccacgccctacattgtttttttttgggggggggggggggtctgatcaacagatgcatatctgtattcccagtcatgcgaaatccatagattagggcctactgaatttatttcaattgaccgatttccGTATATGAACTAacacagtaaaaccttgaaagggttgcgtttatatatattttttcagtgtaCAATCTGATCCTTAGTCAACATTGCGGTGCTCAGAGGTTACCTGGTCCCAACTTTGATATATATGAATACAGTTACTGTTCTTATCACCATGGTTACCTGGAGGTGGTCAAGCAGTCTGCCGGGCGTGGCCACCAGGATGTTGACGCCATTGGCCAGCCTCTGGGCCTCGGCCGTGCGGTTGCTGCCGCCCATGATCAGGCCGAAGGTGTGCACGTGGTGGGTCATCAGCTCCTTCATCACGCCGTACGTCTGCATGGCCAACTCGCGCGTTGGGGACAAGATCACCACGCCTGTACCTTAGGATAGTGGGGAGCAGGGCTGCGTCTCAGGCACATTTCAGTTCAGTTCCAAGGCCCTTTCTTTAGAGTCTAGACCCTACACCATTGATGTTAACAGAGCTAGTAAGACCGGATGGGTGAAAGGTAATGAGGGAAATTGTGCCTAGTCTACTGGAGAGTTGAGTCAAAAACATTGCCATATTTCTTACTCCTACCCAGTCCTTTCATATCTGAACACCcagaaaaggtgtctacacactCCACGGAGACAATAGATACAGCGCAGTGCTGAAATGTTGTTTTTAGTCACAAAAGGGGCGGCTCCTTGTAATATGCTTCGCCATTCAACATAATTTTGCGCTACCCGAAAATTTAAAAGTGCCTTATTCCTTGATCTGATCAACAGGCTACGCATGAAAGTAGCATTGATAACCAATTATAACCTCAGCAACTGTTCAAACAAGCAACCAAACATTGTAGCCTTATTAGAATCCACCCCAAAAGGTATTTTGGTGTGAAGTAATAACTACTACTACACGGTAAAAACAGCTGATAGCCAAGTGCCTTCTCTATTTTTAGCTGATATGGGAGCGAATACATTGAAGATGCATATTAAATTGGGATAATGTTTTAAGTTACACAGGCGAGTAGGCAAAAAAAATATCTGCCAGGACTAATTATTTCACATGGGTGACATGTGGGATGCTAAGTAACCTACACCTTACTGACAGGCACAAAACATGGTCATGTAAATCAAACATTAACTTTCATTACATGTAGGCCTAGCTATTATTTAAATATGCACTTAGTTCTTTCGATTTAGCTTCCAGCTGTGATGATGTTTTCAACAGAAAAATCTCTGCCATCACCCCCTTGTGAACTTTGCTGTTTGGGAGAAACGCATGGACCGGCGAGGTATCATGTTACCAAAATGTGTCCACTGCACCAAAATTCCATAGATATCGATATATGCACGTGAAGCTTGTAGCATTATGATGCAGAATGTTTATAACATTGAACCAATATAGACGGTTGAAGCAATCTACTAATCTTACCATTTCTGGGCATGAACTTAAGTTTGTAGATGAGCTCGATGGAGGGGATGAGGAAGGCCAGAGTTTTACCACTGCCAGTCTTAGCAGCAGCCAGGATATCTCTAGAAGAGTCAACATATATATAAAAGGGAGTCATTTATCAAGTCAAAACAATATTAGCCTACTCAGTCCTTTATCAGTCCTGTAGGGCTGATTCTGGGATGCAAGTCACCAACTTTGGGTGGTCCTGCATGGATTTTCACAGAGCTCTGCTTTAGACATGCAGTGATACATGAACAGGTGGTGATTCCGCCTAACATGAAACTTGGGAGATAAACTGTAGGCGTACCTTCCCTCCAGTAGGGGCTGTATGCTTTTGTGTTGGATCTCAGTCATGTGCTCAAAGCCCATCTCCTTCACACCCTTCAGAGTGTTCTCACTCACCAGAGGCGCCAGAGAGGCAAACAGCGTGTCCTCAAACGCACCTGAGACACAGAAACCACAGTTAACAGTTCCCACCTCTGTAGGTGTTTGCATGGAAGGGCTCTAGTCTAGCACTAACACACAGGGATGGGCACGGTTATTCTAATATCCAAACTGACATTTGTATTCGAATAGGCCTACTTGCGAGAGTAGGTCGATTCATAAAATAAAAATCATAGGCCTAGCTTAACAATGAAAAGGCTTTGTCTCAATTAAATAAAATGATCGATGTGACATTGCTACACacaatgacatttgaaatgctcAATTTAATAAAACAAACTTTTGAAAGTAATTTTCAAGACATGCGCCCAATAAAAAGACATAGGCTTCCGTATAGCCTACACAAGTTCCACGCGTTGCGTGTAGATTGTTGGCAATACAGTCAGAGGCACCACGTGAAGTGGGAGATCACTAATCAATGACAAATGGAAGCAAAATTACATAATTAAGTTAGATAAATGAGAAGGCGACAATGAACAACCGACAGGTAGGCTGTGGTTTATTCTGAATGGAATGTTGTAGACAAGGAACGGGGAGCGCAGTCAAATAGCCTAAACTATTctagttggctagctaacatCTGACTATCTTTGCTAGCTTCTTTACATCGTTTTGATGCAGTAGAGACAGGCACTGCCAGATGGGATGATAGATAACCTATGCCATTTACAATTTTGTCTAACTAGCGTGAGTCACTTGATACATTTTCACCCCTCTCCCTCTGGTGTCTCACACCGCTGGCCCCTGCCCAACTTGCTTAAAGTTACAAAAAAAACTAACTTTTATTCTAAATAGTGAAATGATTTTAAATGCCCATCCCTACTAACACAGGACACGGCAAGTAGACTGACTGGGGATTACCTACAGTAAAGGACCATGGTTACCAGGAAGATAAAACACAGACTATTATACATATTTGTATGCTGGCAGAGGCTCAATTGTAAATAGTTCCTGGCCCATATCTAAGAATGAGAAAGGATTGCTACACAACATGCACAACTGACAAGGCTAACATTTGGTTGTGTAAAGGCCTCTGATTGACCAATGTCTATGTCATTGAACATGGAATACCTGTCAAGCCAGATGGGAGCTCTGGTTCATCTTCCTCCTCATTTTCCCCAagcttctctccttccccatccTCACTTCCCTCTTCATCATCCTCCCCCTCATCTACCTGTTCAAGAGGCTGTGTGGGTTTTTCTGTGGTCTGATCAGCATCCTCCTCtgtcacatcctcctccttctTCGCTTTTTTCACACCTACATTAGAAACATTAAATATTCTTTGACAAGGACAAGATTCAATAACTTGGGAAACGGACACTTTTAGCCATTTACCCCTTGAATGGTTCAACAACCATTCTAATAAACGACTGAGTGGTACACAACATTACCTGGCTGTTCAGTGGTGTTAAgctttcttttctttttcttcttgACAAAATGTTCTGTGTCCACCTTCGCCGACACATTCTTCTCTTTTTGCTGCTTATTCGTGGGTTTGGCATTCTGTGGCTTTGATATTGCTGTGGCCACCTGACTCCTTTCATCACAACACTCATCTGGAAGTCCGTTTGCGTCGTCTGTGAAAAACGTAAGTCACACAgaataatacatatattttttaatcacaTCAACTAGGCTATCATTCAACGAACTAGCTACGTGGCAGCAAACCTTAGCTAACGGACTAACTGGCAACTTCATTCAAATATAGCCGATATCAATAACGGGAAGAGAATTCATGGTCTCAAAACCAACAATGTACAACAATGTTTCGCTTGTGTCTAAGATTAGTAACACATTAAAACAATTAAAAGCAGTACTGTAGTAACTAGCTATAAAAACACCACAAGCTAACTGAATGGAGATCATGTTCATTCACTCGTTACAATCGTTGGTTTAGCTACGTGTATTAACTAAAATACTGTCTTTAATGCGTGATTTCCGATATAGACAACACTGCAGAGACATACTAGCTAGTTAAGGTAGCTAACATAGGCAAAGGCTACTTGGCCTTGCTTCGAGGTGGGCTAGCGCGATAAAGTGTCAATACAACTTGTCGACAATGATTTCAGTACTGGAAAAACAGTTACCATTATCTTCCTCATTTTTCCGTTTCTGAAGTAGCTTTCGCTCTTTGTTCTTTTCGcttcttttctggattttctgcCGAAGAAGCCTCATCTGAAGATCTGCCATGATTGCAGCTGAGCACGCACACACGTGGAACTCTTCTTCTTCGCTGGCGTTTATCGGTGAttggcatccaacgttatggtgcattaccgccacctactgtactggagtctgGGCCAGGGATAAACTCAATTTTACCTGCCAGCCCCATTGCTCTTAATTAAAAAAGAGAACAAAAgttaccccttgacttattccacatttttgttgtgctacagcctgaattcaaaatcgaATTAATATATGTTTTTCTCAGCCAtcaatacacaataccccataatgagagtgaaaatgtttttagaaatgtttgcaaatttattgaaaattaaatacagaaacatcttatttacataagtattcacacaatATTTTGTAGAAGCACCTGGGTAAGCCTCTAAGAGCTTTCAATACcaggattgtgcaatattttccCATTCATATTTTAACAATTCTTCAAGGTCTGTCAAAATTGattgttgattattgctagacaaccattttcaggtcttgcccaccaccaacaggtgcccttctttgcaaggcaatgtaaaacctccctggtctttgtggttgaatctgtgtttgaaattcactgctcaactgagggaccttacagataactatatgtgtgggttacagagatgaggtagtcattcaaaaatcatgttaaacactattattgaacacggagtgagtccatgaaacttatatgacttgttaagcaaattgttactcctgaacttaaGGGGTttaatacttactgactcaagacatttcagcttttcattttttattaatttctaaAAAATTAgacaaacataattccactttgacattatggggtactgtgtgtaggccagtgaccaaaaaaatctgaatttaatacattttaaattcaggctgtaacacaacaaaacgtggGGGAAATCAAGCGGTGTGAATACTATTTGAAGTTACTGCAACTAGCCTGGCTTGCTGACAATTCTGACAAGTCAAACATTTTACCTTGTTTCTGGTGCATGTTTTTCATGACACTCGTTTGCTGCAACAAGTGGCAACTTTGTTTCAAAGTTTCATCATGGAATTGTTAAGCGGCACCATTATCGTGGAAACGTTTTCAACTGCACATCACATGTTCTTGATCTTAATGCCCCGTCTTTAGTCAGCTGTTGTACAACACATTCTAAAACTAGGTAGTTTTATCTCTGATCTAGGTCAGGGATGGTCAACTCCAATCCTCGGGGGCTTGATTGGTGACCCACTTTTGCCCCAGGCCCAGCTAACacgactccaataatcaactaatcatgatttTCAGTTTAAATGCAATTAGTTTTATCAGGTGTGATAGTTAATTCTATAGACAAAATACTTATGAAATAGTATTCTATCTTTCAGCGAAAGGAGGCTACAATAACAATGTCGAAGGTGAAGTATTACCGCATTGAAAACTGCAAAGGACTACACCGAAATCCCAGAACTTCAGGAGAGGAGTGTTTAGAAGACTGGGTTCTCAAATCGGACTACCAAAGAGATTGATCCTGACATCAGATGTCCCAAGCCTTCCTGAAGTGACACCACCAACAACGGCTGAGCAGCTACAACTTCAAGGAGATGTCGCCACGCAACACAGTGTGCAGTAAGCACACCTTTGAGCTGGGAAGGACCTGAGCTTTCAGTGTTGTCAGACTTGGTCATTCCCGGGAAGTGAGAAAACCTACAGAGTACTCAGAATTATTGATGAAAGAGGTGGCCTACAGCCAAGCATATAAATCATAGAAATAAGTGAAGTTTGTGTGGGCAACAATACTTGTGAATTTTTTTAATCATTATTGGACTTTTGGAATGCTTTTTAAATGATTTACTAAACTGTTCTCCCGTCAGACAAAATTAAATGGATCTATTTAAATAATGAATATgtattcggagggcagaaatatttaaatattaaagcattatacctctcactaaaggcttcagtcatacaaaagttatactgaaatccaaactggttctctagcaaattagtaagaatgtctcaccctgtGTTCAAGAAAAGGTctttttcccctttattcagattacaaactctcactttcagttatttgaaaaggaaataatctcccaaatatcgctatttttaaaacaagccatagaaagttggttgcaatttcagtttaatccaccagaaaagacagaacaaataatacaacaaatattgtggttaaactcaaatatactaattgataaataaaacattattttatttattttttaacaaagGTATAATCTtcgtaaattatatcataaatacgACTGGTGGAGATATGTCATACATGCAGCTAACTaaaacatatggaaatgtctgctctacccaaaacaACCAACcaattgcggcattaccacaaaaaatatatatgggggatggaagtaatgcagacaattacattgatggaagctacaatctatattcaatattaaagctgatctaccccctaaagaAATGATTAAAATCTTCTTCCTAGATAACAATGCTCCTGACGGTTTACACTTCAAATTAGCAGACCAACAGGTGGGTAGAGATACCAGAAAGACGGATGGACTACCCTGGTGAAAATACAGTACAAAACAAGTGCCTCCGATTACACAGATCAGGTCAAATAGATTTATTAGGGAGATAAACAAGAATACATGGTAGTCTCTGTAACCTACCTCAAAATAACAAAAGCACAGTGTAAGGGAAACATTCTGATTAAGTACGGAACTAATATCATCCAGACCAAGGAAAAATTAACAGAAAATGACACAAAGTTATCACCAAATTGAGTATTTTTCTTAAATGGGATCCAAATTAAAGATAAAGTACAGTGTAGTCGTGGAAAGTGTTTAACTATTATGTAAACATACTtggcgacttacagtagtgagtgcatacattttcatattattGTTTTATGCAGGTAGCGGCCCtgctgtggcctgctggaggtcattttgcagggctctggcagtgctcctccttgcacaaaggcggaggtagcggtcctgctgctgggttgttgccctcctacggcctcctccacgtctcctgatgtactggcctgtcttctggtagcgcctccatgctctggacactacgctgacagacacagcaatccttcttgccacagctcgcattgatgtgccatcctggatgagctgcactacctgagccacttgtgtgggttgtagactccgtctcatgctaccactagagtgaaagcaccgccagcattcaaaagtgaccaaaacatcagccaggaagcatttaggaactgagaagtggtctgtggtcaccacctgcagaatcactcctttattgggggtgtcttgctaattgcctataatttccaccttttgtctattccaaatgcacaacagcatgtgaaatttattctcaatcagtgttgcttcctaagtgtacagtttgatttcacagaagtgtgattgacttggagttacattgtgttgtttaagtgctccctttatttttttgagcagtgtatattaaacaTTTTCTGAATCATTATTACATACTTTAAAAGTGGTTATACATTTGTGAATAACTATCTTACTAACATTTACACATGTGGgaataatgattaatacattaTGAATAAACTATTTACTAATGCATTATAATGCTTTATTACAAGGTGATATTTTTATTTGTGTTACCATAACTTTTAGTTTTTCAGAAAGATAAGCTTAATATGGGCATGGTTTAATTCACTCAACAACCAAAAGCATCAACAGTTATTTCTGGTTGTTTATTGAAGTTAGCTGAATGTTTTTACGATTGTTTTCCTCTGGTTTGAGGGGGTCTTGTGTGAAGCCTGGTCTTGGGGAACATCAGGAGGAGGCCAGAGTCAGAGGAGCGTAGGGAGCAGCCAGGTCAGCCAGGTCAGAGCAGCCAGGTAGCTGTGGGAGGTAGGAGGGGGGCCGAGTCATGTAGGGTCTTGAAAGTGTGAAGTTGAACTTTGAAGTTTATCCTCTCCTTCATTGGGAGCCAATGAATGTCCTGGAGGATTTAATACAGTACACTACTGGGAAATATCCGGTTTTTGTTTTCATACAATGAAATGTTCATAGTTACTATTTATTAAGAGCTTTAGTAATATTACCACTACATTGCAAACATTTTGTACAAGCCCAATGCCTATCTACTTCAGTTCAACAAACACATGGGGGCAGCAAACCTTTATTGTCGGGGAGCTGGCCAGTGAAATGCATTCTCCTTACCATTGAACCTCATATTGAAAGGATCACTGATTTGGCAGTGATTTGGGAGGGAGAATTCACATTTTACACCATTCTACTTTGCACCTATCCAATTACATGTTATCTTGTGGAAGAAAGGAAGGAATaatacaagaaaaatacaatgaCAATGGAATAATTATCAATTATTTGAACAAATACCTGCTATTAcaaaatactggagg
It includes:
- the LOC129816401 gene encoding ATP-dependent RNA helicase DDX18-like, translating into MADLQMRLLRQKIQKRSEKNKERKLLQKRKNEEDNDDANGLPDECCDERSQVATAISKPQNAKPTNKQQKEKNVSAKVDTEHFVKKKKKRKLNTTEQPGVKKAKKEEDVTEEDADQTTEKPTQPLEQVDEGEDDEEGSEDGEGEKLGENEEEDEPELPSGLTGAFEDTLFASLAPLVSENTLKGVKEMGFEHMTEIQHKSIQPLLEGRDILAAAKTGSGKTLAFLIPSIELIYKLKFMPRNGTGVVILSPTRELAMQTYGVMKELMTHHVHTFGLIMGGSNRTAEAQRLANGVNILVATPGRLLDHLQNTAGFMYKNLQCLIIDEADRILEVGFEEELKQIIKLLPKRRQTMLFSATQTRKVEDLARISLKKEPLYVGVDDNKDNATVDGLEQGYVVCPSEKRFMLLFTFLKKNRNKKLMVFFSSCMSVKFHYELLNYIDLPVMAIHGKQKQTKRTTTFFQFCNADSGILLCTDVAARGLDIPEVDWIVQYDPPDDPKEYIHRVGRTARGINGIGHALLILRPEELGFLRFLKQAKVPLSEFEFSWAKISDIQGQLNKLIEKNYYLHKSAQEAYKSYVRAYDSHSLKAIYSVNTLNLPMVAQSFGFNVPPYVDLNVHSKGGLKMTKRGGGGGFGYQKGKPAHKAKIFKHVNRGNGDKRQFSR